From Arcticibacter tournemirensis, one genomic window encodes:
- a CDS encoding NADP-dependent oxidoreductase → MKAIAYKEFGTTAVLQIVEQPRPTITADQVLVKIKAFSINPMDWKIRKGEMTLMSGSKFPKHTGADFAGIVEEIGASVVGVKKGDEVFGAVKNMKAGASAEYVVITSSLIWKKPANISFAQAASIPVVGNAAVTAIQKMGNINSQTTILVNGATGGFGMFLLQLLKQRGAKVTAVASTEGSDFAKKWGANSVIDYTKENVLSRKETYDIVIDLSSKMGYKKAKQIMKAKALFLNPTPKPIEIPLALFKNLFTSQKHVVVLASSSTKNTNVLINAIEDGLQIEVDKVFPFAEYREAYEYAEQGGYIGKVAVEVN, encoded by the coding sequence ATGAAAGCAATCGCATACAAGGAGTTCGGAACCACAGCTGTTTTGCAAATCGTAGAACAACCAAGACCTACTATTACAGCAGATCAGGTACTTGTAAAAATAAAAGCATTTTCTATCAATCCAATGGACTGGAAAATCAGGAAAGGAGAAATGACACTCATGTCCGGTTCGAAATTCCCAAAGCATACAGGCGCCGATTTCGCGGGTATTGTGGAGGAAATTGGCGCTTCCGTTGTTGGTGTAAAAAAAGGCGACGAAGTTTTTGGAGCAGTCAAAAATATGAAAGCAGGTGCTTCAGCCGAATATGTTGTCATAACATCTTCGTTAATCTGGAAAAAGCCTGCCAACATCAGCTTTGCTCAGGCGGCTTCTATTCCAGTAGTTGGAAACGCGGCAGTTACCGCAATACAAAAAATGGGTAACATCAATTCGCAAACTACCATCCTGGTAAATGGCGCTACCGGAGGTTTCGGTATGTTTTTACTTCAATTATTAAAACAACGGGGCGCCAAGGTAACCGCAGTTGCAAGTACAGAGGGTTCAGACTTTGCAAAAAAATGGGGCGCAAATTCAGTGATAGATTATACGAAGGAAAATGTGCTTTCCAGGAAAGAAACCTACGACATCGTTATTGATTTATCAAGCAAAATGGGATACAAAAAGGCTAAACAAATAATGAAGGCTAAAGCACTATTTCTAAACCCCACGCCGAAACCAATTGAAATTCCCCTGGCACTTTTCAAAAATTTATTTACGTCCCAAAAACATGTCGTGGTACTTGCAAGTTCATCCACCAAAAACACAAATGTTTTGATCAATGCAATTGAGGATGGGTTACAAATTGAAGTCGACAAAGTGTTTCCATTTGCGGAGTACAGGGAAGCATACGAATATGCGGAGCAAGGAGGATACATCGGAAAGGTTGCCGTAGAAGTTAATTAA
- a CDS encoding alkene reductase: MKLLEKTQLGNLTLKNKMAMSAMTRSRADIDGVVGDITVQYYTQRVSAGLIFTEAIRISEEATGSPLTPGIYTTAQIEAWKKVTKSVHDNGGVIIAQLWHTGRAGHSIDRNGKLPLAPSALPIQGMQHFTSQGLKDYEIPQEITIAEINQTISDYGKAAKNAIEAGFDGVELHAANGYLPSQFLAESANQRTDEYGGSIPKKARFVLEVMQELINAVGGDKVGIKISPFHPYGNMILDDPAGTYTYLVEELNKLDFAYVELMKRSPYFPSPAHYPSDDEVELFGSMIKQTVIANAGYDKASAEAELEKGIAGLVSFGTLFLANPDLPARFEKDSTLNEPDRATMFGGGAQGYIDYPFLND, translated from the coding sequence ATGAAATTACTTGAAAAAACACAGTTAGGAAATCTAACATTAAAAAATAAGATGGCAATGTCTGCAATGACAAGAAGCCGTGCAGACATAGACGGTGTAGTAGGTGATATAACAGTTCAGTACTATACTCAAAGGGTTAGTGCTGGTTTGATATTTACTGAAGCCATCAGAATAAGTGAAGAAGCAACAGGTAGTCCGCTTACGCCCGGCATTTACACCACCGCACAGATCGAGGCCTGGAAAAAAGTCACAAAATCTGTACACGATAATGGAGGTGTCATAATTGCCCAGCTCTGGCATACAGGCCGTGCAGGACATTCAATTGACCGAAATGGTAAACTTCCGCTCGCACCTTCCGCACTACCCATACAAGGGATGCAACACTTCACGTCGCAGGGATTAAAAGATTACGAAATTCCTCAGGAAATTACCATAGCGGAGATTAACCAAACCATAAGTGATTATGGAAAGGCAGCTAAAAATGCAATCGAAGCAGGTTTTGACGGTGTAGAACTTCATGCCGCAAATGGTTATCTGCCGAGCCAGTTCCTGGCGGAAAGTGCAAACCAGAGAACGGATGAATATGGTGGCAGCATTCCCAAAAAAGCACGTTTCGTACTGGAAGTAATGCAGGAACTGATCAATGCTGTTGGTGGGGATAAAGTGGGGATCAAAATTTCGCCTTTTCATCCGTATGGCAATATGATTTTGGATGATCCTGCCGGAACCTACACTTATCTGGTTGAGGAACTTAACAAACTGGACTTTGCCTATGTGGAATTGATGAAGCGCAGCCCATACTTCCCTTCGCCAGCCCATTACCCTTCTGATGATGAGGTAGAATTGTTCGGAAGCATGATAAAGCAAACCGTTATCGCTAATGCTGGCTATGATAAAGCTTCAGCTGAAGCAGAACTGGAAAAAGGTATAGCTGGCCTTGTCTCCTTTGGTACGCTGTTCCTGGCAAATCCTGACCTTCCGGCACGGTTTGAAAAAGACTCAACGCTTAACGAACCGGACAGGGCAACGATGTTTGGAGGTGGAGCGCAGGGTTATATTGATTATCCATTTTTAAATGATTAA
- the dinB gene encoding DNA polymerase IV, whose translation MERQIIHMDQDAFFVSVEVRKDPRLAGKPVIIGGTSDRGVVSSCSYEARKFGVHSAMSSRMAKMLCPHAVFIKGNMDEYSKASHEITDILKERVPLIEKASIDEHYIDMTGMDRFHNTRLYAHELRRKVIKETGLPISFGLSVNKTVSKMCTNECKPNGELNIGQPEVRNFLNPLSIKKIPGLGEKTFLKLSDMGIKKIYTLSQMHPDQMNTVLGKNGLVLLQKAKGIDLSPVIPFHEQKSIGTQSTFRADTIDVDAINHLLTSMVMGIAYDLRQKRKLAACVTVTVRYSNFEDVTKQAVIPYTSLDSVLIRKAKELFRQVYQKRMLIRLVGVRLSNLVSGFEQIDLYSDSSEQYSLCQAMDKIRQRFGENAISLASTMDISL comes from the coding sequence ATGGAGCGGCAGATCATTCATATGGACCAGGATGCTTTCTTTGTTTCGGTAGAGGTGAGGAAGGATCCGCGACTGGCCGGGAAACCGGTGATTATTGGGGGCACATCCGACAGAGGTGTGGTTTCCTCCTGCAGTTACGAAGCCCGCAAGTTTGGTGTGCATTCTGCCATGTCGTCGAGGATGGCAAAGATGTTATGCCCGCATGCGGTCTTTATTAAGGGAAATATGGATGAGTACTCCAAAGCCTCCCATGAAATAACCGACATTCTGAAAGAGCGCGTCCCGCTGATTGAGAAAGCTTCGATCGACGAGCATTATATCGATATGACGGGGATGGACCGCTTCCACAACACGCGGCTTTATGCCCACGAATTACGACGGAAGGTGATCAAAGAAACCGGGCTGCCGATTTCTTTCGGGCTTTCGGTAAATAAAACAGTTTCCAAGATGTGCACCAATGAGTGTAAGCCTAATGGCGAACTGAATATCGGCCAACCGGAGGTGCGCAACTTCCTGAACCCTCTTTCCATAAAGAAGATCCCAGGACTGGGTGAGAAGACCTTCCTGAAGCTGAGTGACATGGGCATCAAAAAGATCTATACGCTCTCGCAGATGCATCCTGACCAGATGAACACCGTGCTCGGCAAAAACGGTTTGGTACTGCTTCAGAAGGCTAAGGGGATTGACCTGTCGCCCGTGATCCCTTTCCACGAGCAGAAGAGCATTGGTACGCAAAGCACTTTCCGTGCGGATACTATTGACGTCGACGCTATTAACCATCTTCTCACTTCGATGGTGATGGGCATAGCCTACGATCTGAGGCAAAAGCGGAAGCTCGCCGCCTGCGTTACCGTAACGGTGAGGTATTCCAATTTCGAGGATGTCACTAAACAGGCTGTCATTCCGTATACCTCTTTAGACAGCGTGCTGATCCGGAAGGCTAAGGAGCTCTTCCGGCAGGTGTACCAGAAGCGGATGCTGATCCGCCTGGTGGGGGTGCGGTTATCAAACCTGGTGAGCGGCTTTGAGCAAATCGACCTCTACAGCGATTCCAGCGAGCAATACAGCCTTTGCCAGGCGATGGACAAGATCAGGCAGCGTTTTGGTGAGAATGCTATTTCGCTGGCCTCTACCATGGATATAAGCTTATAA
- a CDS encoding DNA polymerase III subunit alpha yields MYLNVHSWYSLRYGTMSVDKLIEEAKGRGITRMVLTDINNSTGVMEFIRKCRKSGGIEPIGGIEFRRDKKLLYIGIARSKEGMKELNDFLTEHNLAKKELPDRPPLFVHAFIVYPFSMHGHPLGPNEFLGIRADELHLLYKKGTADIKDKLLVLHSVFVSNRIEYRLHEYLRAIDLNTVLSKVAAEDRCRETDQFLMPGELEAKFAKYPFILDNTRRLLDQCRMDYPEGKVKLNRKTFTGNRKDDTALLEKLAWEGMIYRYGKSNREAQRRLKYELKVINALDFCSYFLITWDIIRYSMSRGYYHVGRGSGANSIAAYCLRITDVDPIELDLYFERFLNEQRTSAPDFDLDFSWDEREDVQDYIFKRYGSTHTALLGTMTTFRDRSVIREIGKVMGLPKAEIDSFTDRSKERQNRDNETFKKILAVHALMSDMPNQRSIHAGGVLVSEEPITYYTALDLPPKGMPVVQWDMYEAEDIGYDKYDILSQRGIGHIKQAVNLVEENRQRKIDIHKVKDFMSDPRLNERLKTGETIGCFYIESPAMRQLLNKLRCDNYPVLVAASSIIRPGVASSGMMSAYIRYHHRPEDVKYLHPVLKEQLGETYGVMVYQEDVIKVCMHFAGMDGADADILRRGMSGKYRSRVEFDRLVDRFFKGALRLGRPEETVKEVWRQVSSFAGYSFSKAHSASFAVESYQSLFLKTYYPIEFMVAVLNNYGGFYTRWLYVHELQKAGATVHLPCVNHSDDVVNVKGTDCWLGFVGIQGLENKLICLIPEERKLNGAYHNLEDFVKRTVINLEQAIILIRVGALRFTGKNKKELLWDVHTLLGNKVKPLNETELFQVEAKHYELPELTTTALEDAYHELELLGYPLSLSMFDLLKTGFRGNVMARQMNDYVGAVVRMVGLYVCEKTVHTKNNKKMWFGTFLDVKGDFFDTVHFPDATSGYPFRGAGCYLIEGKVVEDFGYAGLEVRRFAKLEIKGNPVME; encoded by the coding sequence ATGTATTTAAACGTTCACTCCTGGTACAGCCTCCGCTATGGGACTATGTCAGTCGACAAGCTGATTGAAGAAGCGAAGGGGCGTGGAATTACGCGCATGGTGCTTACCGATATCAATAACTCCACGGGCGTCATGGAGTTTATCCGCAAATGCCGCAAGTCGGGTGGTATTGAACCCATCGGAGGCATAGAGTTCAGGCGCGATAAGAAGCTGCTCTATATCGGCATTGCCCGGAGTAAGGAAGGGATGAAGGAGCTCAATGATTTTCTTACAGAACATAACCTGGCAAAGAAAGAACTTCCGGACCGGCCTCCCTTGTTCGTACACGCCTTTATTGTTTACCCTTTCAGCATGCATGGTCATCCCCTGGGGCCGAATGAGTTTTTAGGCATCCGGGCCGACGAACTGCATCTTCTTTATAAGAAGGGTACTGCAGATATTAAAGATAAGTTGCTTGTGCTTCACTCTGTATTTGTTTCTAACCGGATTGAATACCGCCTGCATGAGTACCTGAGGGCGATTGATTTGAATACCGTACTGAGTAAAGTGGCGGCTGAGGACCGGTGCCGCGAAACGGACCAGTTTCTGATGCCCGGAGAACTGGAGGCGAAGTTTGCCAAATATCCTTTTATCCTGGATAATACCAGGCGGCTGCTTGACCAGTGCCGGATGGACTACCCGGAGGGCAAGGTAAAACTCAACCGGAAGACTTTCACCGGTAACCGGAAGGACGACACAGCCTTGCTGGAAAAACTGGCATGGGAAGGCATGATTTACCGTTATGGCAAAAGTAACAGGGAAGCCCAAAGGCGACTGAAGTATGAGCTGAAGGTGATCAATGCCCTTGACTTTTGTTCTTACTTCCTGATTACCTGGGATATTATCCGCTACTCGATGTCGCGAGGCTATTATCATGTAGGCCGTGGCTCGGGGGCCAACAGCATTGCTGCGTACTGCCTGCGGATCACGGATGTGGATCCGATTGAACTGGACCTGTATTTCGAGCGCTTCCTCAATGAACAGCGCACTTCGGCTCCCGACTTTGACCTTGACTTTTCATGGGACGAGCGGGAAGATGTACAGGATTATATCTTCAAACGGTACGGCAGCACACATACTGCTTTGCTCGGCACCATGACGACTTTTCGCGACCGCTCGGTGATCCGCGAGATCGGAAAAGTAATGGGACTGCCAAAGGCTGAGATCGACAGCTTTACCGACCGCTCGAAGGAGCGCCAGAACCGCGATAATGAAACGTTTAAAAAGATCCTTGCCGTACATGCGCTCATGAGCGACATGCCCAACCAGCGGAGTATCCATGCCGGAGGTGTGCTGGTTTCGGAAGAGCCCATTACGTATTATACGGCGCTCGACCTGCCGCCCAAAGGCATGCCTGTAGTGCAATGGGATATGTATGAAGCGGAGGATATTGGCTATGATAAATATGATATCCTGAGTCAGCGGGGGATCGGTCACATCAAGCAGGCGGTAAATCTTGTTGAAGAGAACCGGCAGCGCAAGATTGATATCCATAAAGTGAAGGACTTTATGAGTGACCCCAGGCTGAACGAGCGACTGAAAACAGGGGAGACCATCGGCTGCTTCTATATTGAATCGCCCGCTATGAGGCAGCTGCTCAATAAACTTCGATGCGATAATTACCCGGTATTAGTAGCCGCAAGCTCGATCATCAGGCCGGGAGTGGCCTCTTCGGGCATGATGTCGGCCTACATCCGCTATCACCATCGTCCGGAAGACGTCAAATACCTTCACCCGGTATTAAAAGAACAGCTCGGCGAAACCTATGGGGTGATGGTGTACCAGGAAGATGTAATTAAGGTGTGCATGCATTTTGCAGGTATGGATGGTGCGGATGCGGATATCCTCAGGCGGGGAATGAGTGGAAAATACCGCTCACGCGTAGAGTTCGACCGCCTCGTCGACCGTTTCTTTAAAGGGGCGCTGCGACTTGGCCGACCCGAAGAAACGGTTAAAGAGGTGTGGCGACAGGTGTCGAGCTTTGCAGGATACAGCTTCAGCAAGGCCCATTCTGCGAGTTTCGCTGTGGAAAGTTACCAGAGCCTTTTTCTGAAAACATATTATCCTATTGAGTTCATGGTGGCCGTGCTGAACAATTACGGCGGTTTCTATACCCGCTGGCTGTACGTTCACGAGCTGCAAAAAGCAGGAGCAACGGTGCATCTGCCCTGTGTAAACCACAGCGACGATGTGGTGAATGTAAAAGGTACCGACTGCTGGCTGGGCTTTGTGGGTATCCAGGGACTGGAGAACAAGCTGATTTGCCTGATCCCGGAAGAGCGAAAGCTAAATGGAGCTTACCATAACCTTGAAGATTTTGTAAAACGGACCGTTATCAACCTGGAGCAGGCCATCATCCTGATACGGGTCGGGGCATTGCGCTTTACCGGTAAAAATAAGAAGGAGCTGCTCTGGGACGTTCACACCTTGCTGGGCAACAAAGTCAAGCCGCTGAATGAAACTGAGCTTTTCCAGGTGGAGGCGAAACACTATGAGCTTCCGGAGTTGACCACTACCGCCCTGGAAGATGCTTATCACGAGCTGGAGCTTCTGGGCTATCCGCTCTCGCTTTCGATGTTCGACCTGCTGAAAACCGGCTTCCGGGGGAATGTGATGGCCAGGCAAATGAATGATTACGTCGGTGCCGTTGTGAGGATGGTAGGCCTGTATGTTTGCGAGAAGACGGTGCACACAAAAAACAATAAAAAGATGTGGTTCGGTACCTTTCTGGACGTAAAGGGCGACTTCTTCGATACGGTGCATTTCCCGGATGCCACGTCCGGCTATCCCTTCAGGGGAGCAGGATGCTATTTAATTGAAGGGAAAGTAGTAGAAGACTTCGGGTATGCCGGGTTGGAGGTGCGGCGCTTCGCCAAGCTGGAGATTAAGGGAAACCCGGTAATGGAGTGA
- a CDS encoding peroxiredoxin-like family protein translates to MQTNHVTKVSLKNPMIVFSLISFSILTSNVATGISATAAHQADTIKITAGVPLKPEDISPLLTGERIPVLSLPRSSGEVFDLNKSVAETPTILVFYRGSWCPYCTLQLSGLQEIENDLKDLGYQIIAISTDSPGNLSKTMSKEKLSYTLLSDADLKAAKRFGIAYKSPGNYDRFLPETSGGKNLEKLLPVPSVFILNKKGTILFEYINPDITQRLSAPLLKAAAAALRDDASNI, encoded by the coding sequence ATGCAAACAAATCACGTTACAAAAGTATCATTGAAAAATCCCATGATTGTATTTTCTCTGATCAGCTTTTCAATCCTGACATCTAATGTAGCGACCGGCATCAGCGCGACAGCAGCCCATCAAGCAGATACAATTAAAATAACGGCAGGTGTTCCGTTAAAGCCGGAGGACATAAGTCCATTGCTTACCGGCGAGCGAATCCCTGTTTTAAGTCTCCCCCGATCTTCGGGCGAAGTGTTCGATCTTAACAAATCAGTTGCTGAAACGCCAACAATTCTTGTGTTTTATCGCGGAAGCTGGTGTCCATACTGCACTCTCCAACTTTCAGGATTACAGGAAATTGAAAACGACCTTAAAGATTTAGGATATCAGATTATCGCTATAAGCACCGACAGCCCCGGGAATCTAAGCAAAACAATGAGTAAAGAAAAACTTTCCTACACACTCTTATCAGACGCCGACCTAAAGGCAGCCAAACGTTTTGGTATCGCGTACAAAAGCCCGGGAAACTACGATCGATTTCTACCCGAGACCTCCGGTGGAAAAAACCTTGAGAAGCTGCTGCCCGTACCGTCGGTATTCATATTAAATAAAAAGGGAACGATCCTATTTGAATATATCAACCCAGACATCACGCAACGGCTAAGCGCGCCCCTACTGAAGGCTGCTGCAGCAGCGCTTCGTGACGATGCCTCCAACATTTAG
- a CDS encoding sigma-70 family RNA polymerase sigma factor: MQTDHSGIESIDSRLDPHLWVSKYADYLYTYAIVRINDEDLARDLVQETFLAALERIQNFEGRSTEKTWLTAILKNKIIDVYRSKSSGPAKGPAVWVAEGTDGDFFDPDDGHWNDQHRPAMLGIEQPDALENKEFQRILQTCMKKLPALWLSVFTMKHIDDESTEMICRELKVTSSNFWVIIHRTKVNLRSCLQKNWI; encoded by the coding sequence ATGCAAACAGATCATTCTGGAATTGAGAGTATTGACAGTCGACTCGATCCGCATCTATGGGTTAGTAAGTATGCCGACTACCTCTATACTTATGCTATCGTCAGGATTAATGACGAAGACCTGGCAAGGGACCTGGTGCAGGAAACGTTTTTGGCCGCTTTGGAGCGAATTCAGAATTTTGAAGGAAGAAGTACAGAAAAGACGTGGCTTACTGCGATTTTAAAAAACAAGATCATTGATGTTTACCGGTCTAAATCATCGGGCCCAGCTAAAGGTCCCGCTGTTTGGGTCGCTGAAGGAACGGACGGCGACTTTTTCGATCCGGACGACGGCCATTGGAATGACCAGCACCGGCCGGCGATGCTAGGCATTGAACAGCCGGATGCACTTGAAAACAAAGAATTCCAGAGAATACTGCAAACCTGCATGAAAAAGTTACCTGCCTTATGGCTTTCTGTGTTTACCATGAAGCACATCGATGATGAATCGACAGAAATGATCTGCAGGGAATTGAAAGTGACGTCGTCGAATTTCTGGGTAATCATTCACCGGACAAAGGTAAATCTAAGGTCGTGCCTTCAAAAAAACTGGATTTAA